The proteins below are encoded in one region of Brevundimonas fontaquae:
- the argJ gene encoding bifunctional glutamate N-acetyltransferase/amino-acid acetyltransferase ArgJ, giving the protein MTKPPSTTGQKIEHAFEKALDPFATALKRATRTPGSDAAPAAAPPPAAAGKPGLAISPLAVPFPTIPPIGGVEIATARAGFYKHERDDLVVFRFARGTSCAGVFTRHKIGSAPVDWCKKHLAGAEGGKDVRALVINAGCANAFTGKAGADAARRTASEVAKRFGCRQRDVMLASTGVIGVVLDDKKIVAKLPEIENGLEADAWARAGRGIMTTDTFPKGSYAEAEIEGYKVRIAGIAKGSGMIAPDMATMLAFIVTDADIHPNVLQALLGLHVRTTFNSVTVDGDTSTNDTALLFATGTSGAPRIGRVGDRRLKSFSAALDKVMLDLAHQLVRDGEGATKFVKVTVDGAASPASARKLAKSIADSPLVKTAIAGQDANWGRVVMAVGKTEEPVDRDRLAIKFGPHQAAVDGAPSPTYDEAKMTAYMKNPEIDITVDVGSGRASATVWTCDLTKGYIEINGDYRS; this is encoded by the coding sequence ATGACCAAGCCTCCCTCCACGACCGGCCAGAAGATCGAGCATGCGTTCGAAAAGGCGCTGGACCCGTTCGCCACGGCGCTGAAGCGCGCCACCCGCACGCCGGGATCGGATGCAGCCCCGGCTGCTGCGCCGCCGCCGGCCGCCGCCGGCAAGCCGGGCCTGGCCATCTCGCCCTTAGCCGTGCCGTTCCCGACCATTCCGCCGATCGGCGGGGTCGAGATCGCGACCGCGCGCGCCGGCTTCTACAAGCATGAGCGCGACGATCTGGTGGTGTTCCGGTTCGCGCGCGGGACCAGCTGCGCCGGGGTCTTCACCCGCCACAAGATCGGCTCGGCGCCCGTGGACTGGTGCAAGAAGCATCTGGCCGGGGCCGAGGGCGGCAAGGATGTGCGCGCCCTGGTGATCAACGCCGGATGCGCCAACGCCTTCACCGGCAAGGCCGGCGCGGACGCCGCGCGGCGCACGGCCTCGGAGGTCGCCAAACGGTTCGGCTGTCGCCAGCGCGACGTCATGCTGGCCTCGACCGGCGTGATCGGGGTGGTGCTGGACGACAAGAAGATCGTCGCCAAACTGCCCGAGATCGAGAACGGGCTGGAGGCGGACGCCTGGGCCCGGGCCGGTCGCGGCATCATGACCACCGACACCTTCCCCAAGGGCTCCTACGCCGAGGCCGAGATCGAGGGTTACAAAGTCCGGATCGCCGGCATCGCCAAGGGATCGGGCATGATTGCGCCGGACATGGCGACCATGCTGGCCTTCATCGTCACCGATGCGGACATCCATCCGAACGTGCTGCAGGCGCTGTTGGGCCTGCATGTGCGCACCACCTTCAACAGCGTGACGGTGGATGGCGACACCTCGACCAACGACACCGCCCTGCTGTTCGCCACCGGAACCTCGGGCGCGCCGCGTATCGGGCGGGTCGGCGATCGCCGCCTGAAGAGCTTCTCGGCCGCTCTGGACAAGGTCATGCTGGACCTGGCGCACCAGCTGGTGCGCGACGGCGAAGGCGCGACCAAGTTCGTCAAGGTGACGGTGGACGGCGCCGCCTCGCCCGCCTCGGCCCGCAAGCTGGCCAAGTCCATCGCCGACAGCCCCCTCGTCAAGACCGCCATCGCCGGTCAGGACGCCAACTGGGGCCGGGTCGTCATGGCGGTGGGCAAGACCGAGGAACCGGTCGACCGGGACCGCCTGGCCATCAAGTTCGGCCCGCACCAGGCCGCCGTCGACGGCGCCCCGTCCCCGACCTACGACGAGGCCAAGATGACCGCCTATATGAAGAACCCCGAGATCGACATCACCGTCGACGTGGGGTCCGGCCGGGCGTCGGCCACCGTCTGGACCTGCGACCTGACCAAGGGCTACATCGAGATCAACGGCGATTATCGCAGCTGA
- a CDS encoding peptidylprolyl isomerase, with product MTPFRRSSRLLTAAVLTAALSTAACSRSGDNRPPEQGDKAVATVQDETIWASDVKREAVAQGLIGEDEALDTTSDLFRRVLDEVIDQKLLAGEAQRRRLDSSPLAQRRLEATRERILGDMLVESVVNKAVSDQAVQTLYNEQLRLAKTSEEIRVRLILSRTKPEADAVIGILGQGAGFEAVAAERSIDEATRFSGGDLGYSTLDVMPQAYADALRDKPAGATVGPFQTEGGWAVLRVEDRRKENPPTLEQARPQIVRYLTYEGVRQLLEQLRGKAKVDVRLPAQTPPASPAPSAPPGA from the coding sequence TTGACCCCCTTCCGGCGATCTTCACGTCTTCTGACAGCGGCGGTGCTGACGGCGGCGCTTTCGACCGCCGCCTGTTCGCGTAGCGGCGACAACCGGCCGCCCGAACAGGGCGACAAGGCCGTGGCGACGGTGCAGGACGAGACCATCTGGGCCTCGGACGTGAAGCGCGAGGCGGTGGCCCAAGGTTTGATCGGCGAGGACGAGGCGCTGGATACGACGTCGGATCTCTTCCGCCGGGTGCTCGACGAGGTGATCGACCAAAAGCTGCTGGCCGGAGAGGCGCAGCGGCGGCGGCTGGACTCCTCGCCCCTGGCGCAGCGGCGTCTGGAAGCGACGCGCGAGCGCATCCTGGGCGACATGCTGGTCGAGAGCGTGGTCAACAAGGCCGTGTCGGACCAGGCGGTGCAGACCCTTTATAATGAGCAGCTGCGGCTGGCGAAGACCTCGGAAGAGATCCGCGTGCGGTTGATCCTGTCGCGCACCAAGCCCGAGGCGGACGCCGTGATCGGCATTCTGGGCCAGGGCGCCGGCTTCGAGGCGGTGGCGGCGGAGCGGTCGATCGACGAGGCGACGCGGTTTTCCGGCGGCGACCTGGGGTATTCCACGCTGGACGTGATGCCCCAAGCCTATGCCGACGCCCTGCGCGACAAGCCGGCCGGTGCGACCGTCGGGCCGTTCCAGACCGAGGGCGGCTGGGCCGTTCTGAGGGTCGAGGACCGGCGCAAGGAAAACCCGCCGACGCTGGAACAGGCCCGGCCGCAGATCGTGCGCTATCTGACCTATGAAGGCGTGCGACAGTTGCTGGAGCAATTGCGTGGCAAGGCCAAGGTGGATGTCCGCCTGCCCGCCCAAACGCCGCCCGCATCGCCTGCTCCTTCCGCTCCTCCGGGCGCCTGA